The following coding sequences are from one Frigoribacterium sp. Leaf415 window:
- a CDS encoding response regulator produces the protein MIRVVLVDDQAIVRTGFRVVLETAGGIEVVGEASGGREAVEVVRRTRPDVVVMDVRMPGGDGIEATRAIVDTRVGPGGAGTAAAGGLGSSAPLGSGPALGGGPPLGSGPALGADAVDGQEARVGSASAPAVLVATTFDLDEYVFGALEAGASGFVLKDVEPDEFVGAVRALASGRAAIDGATTRRVIAEFTRRRRTSAVEPSPDVLTERERELVRLLGEGLSNDEIGERLVVETSTVKSHLTRITTKLGTRDRLQTVVWAYRSGLLP, from the coding sequence ATGATCCGGGTCGTGCTGGTCGACGACCAGGCGATCGTGCGCACCGGCTTCCGGGTCGTGCTCGAGACGGCGGGAGGCATCGAGGTCGTCGGCGAGGCGTCCGGCGGGCGCGAGGCGGTCGAGGTCGTGCGACGCACCCGCCCCGACGTCGTCGTGATGGACGTGCGCATGCCCGGCGGAGACGGCATCGAGGCGACGCGGGCGATCGTCGACACCCGGGTCGGGCCCGGTGGCGCGGGAACGGCCGCTGCCGGCGGCCTCGGCTCGTCAGCGCCCCTCGGCAGCGGTCCGGCCCTCGGCGGCGGCCCGCCCCTCGGCAGCGGTCCGGCCCTCGGCGCGGATGCCGTCGACGGGCAGGAGGCGCGGGTCGGGTCAGCGAGCGCCCCCGCGGTCCTCGTCGCCACGACCTTCGACCTCGACGAGTACGTGTTCGGTGCCCTCGAGGCGGGCGCAAGCGGGTTCGTGCTCAAGGACGTCGAGCCCGACGAGTTCGTCGGTGCCGTCCGGGCCCTGGCGTCGGGGCGGGCCGCGATCGACGGCGCCACCACGCGGCGGGTGATCGCCGAGTTCACGCGGCGCCGGCGGACGTCGGCGGTCGAGCCGTCGCCCGACGTCCTGACGGAACGCGAGCGCGAGCTCGTCCGCCTGCTCGGCGAGGGGCTGTCGAACGACGAGATCGGCGAGCGCCTGGTGGTCGAGACGAGCACGGTCAAGTCGCACCTCACGCGCATCACGACCAAGCTCGGCACCCGCGACCGGCTGCAGACCGTCGTCTGGGCCTACCGCTCGGGCCTGCTGCCCTGA
- a CDS encoding sensor histidine kinase — MTTSPDPSPAAGVDRGPGGSGGSRGPAGSGGPAGSGGSAGPGVATVRRVLDRLGVHTVLGRDVVLAGVWALVTIVFLATLLAAGEFYGANRSIPTAQIVAVIVLALVQHVPLALRRVRPVTALLAVAVLQAALLAVLPTGLALWTAAPVVTAYTVATLRPTRAVLGVVLAAVGIEAVGAAVGASALVKDQLGAPAGLGEVGVVVEALALVASAVLINGVSAAVGSWVALRRAHDRDARARAAESVEHQATLTRAAVAAERTRMARELHDVAAHHLTGLVVQAGAAERLVDGDPERAKESLRSVRAQGRETLDALRSIVGILRETGDGPSGTVPVPGLGDVADLVDQARASGAVVDSHVDGTLPSLAPLADVTAYRTVQEALVNARRHAPGATVELRLRATAGSLVILVENDLPVARDSSGGGGFGLVGMRERADLVGGRLDTGATAEGQWRVRLELPVEAETDAGPPAPAVASAATPTVTPAATPGPGAGLAGGGAE; from the coding sequence GTGACCACGAGCCCTGACCCCTCGCCCGCCGCGGGTGTCGACCGTGGACCGGGTGGGTCTGGCGGGTCTCGCGGCCCGGCCGGTTCCGGCGGCCCGGCCGGCTCCGGCGGCTCGGCCGGGCCCGGCGTCGCGACGGTGCGCCGCGTCCTCGACCGGCTGGGCGTGCACACGGTGCTCGGCCGCGACGTCGTGCTCGCCGGCGTCTGGGCGCTCGTCACGATCGTCTTCCTCGCGACGCTGCTCGCGGCGGGCGAGTTCTACGGCGCGAACCGCAGCATCCCGACCGCCCAGATCGTCGCCGTGATCGTGCTGGCGCTCGTCCAGCACGTGCCCCTGGCGCTCCGGCGCGTCAGGCCCGTCACGGCCCTGCTCGCGGTCGCCGTCCTGCAGGCCGCCCTGCTCGCGGTGCTGCCGACCGGCCTCGCCCTGTGGACGGCCGCCCCCGTCGTCACGGCGTACACGGTCGCCACCCTGCGGCCGACCCGGGCCGTCCTCGGAGTGGTGCTCGCCGCCGTCGGCATCGAGGCCGTCGGGGCCGCCGTCGGGGCCTCGGCCCTCGTGAAGGACCAGCTCGGTGCCCCCGCGGGGCTCGGCGAGGTCGGCGTCGTCGTCGAGGCGCTCGCCCTCGTGGCCAGCGCCGTGCTGATCAACGGCGTGAGCGCCGCCGTCGGCTCGTGGGTGGCCCTGCGCCGCGCCCACGACCGCGACGCCCGGGCCCGTGCGGCCGAGAGCGTCGAGCACCAGGCGACGCTCACCCGGGCCGCGGTCGCCGCCGAGCGCACGCGCATGGCCCGTGAACTGCACGACGTCGCCGCCCACCACCTCACCGGGCTCGTCGTGCAGGCGGGTGCCGCCGAACGCCTCGTCGACGGCGACCCCGAGCGCGCCAAGGAGTCCCTGCGCAGCGTCCGCGCCCAGGGCCGCGAGACCCTCGACGCGTTGCGGTCGATCGTGGGCATCCTCCGAGAGACCGGCGACGGACCGAGCGGCACCGTGCCCGTTCCCGGCCTCGGTGACGTGGCCGACCTCGTCGACCAGGCCCGCGCCTCCGGGGCCGTCGTCGACTCGCACGTCGACGGCACCCTGCCGTCGCTCGCCCCGCTCGCCGACGTGACGGCCTATCGCACGGTGCAGGAGGCCCTCGTCAACGCCCGTCGACACGCACCGGGGGCGACGGTCGAGCTGCGCTTGCGCGCCACGGCCGGGTCCCTCGTGATCCTCGTCGAGAACGACCTGCCCGTCGCTCGCGACTCGTCGGGGGGCGGCGGCTTCGGACTGGTCGGCATGCGCGAGCGGGCCGACCTGGTCGGCGGACGGCTCGACACCGGGGCGACCGCCGAGGGGCAATGGCGGGTGCGGCTCGAGCTGCCGGTCGAGGCCGAGACCGACGCCGGGCCGCCGGCGCCCGCCGTGGCGTCCGCTGCGACTCCCACGGTGACGCCCGCTGCGACTCCCGGACCCGGTGCGGGGCTCGCCGGCGGGGGTGCGGAATGA
- a CDS encoding serine hydrolase domain-containing protein: MITTPTREAPPSRRRHPRLLVRKTLAAAAVVALGVTLAGCASGATGATADPAPPAPPQHQPGGHSLTQDDVDSWLDGAVGSALQTTGIPGATVSVVADGELLTARGYGMADTGTGETPAEAVDPERTLFRVGSVSKVVSATAVMQLVEQGALDLDADVQQYLDFDLDTPKGAVTLRHLLTHTAGFEEVIAGLIGTPGSEKTLREAVSEAPPAQVFVPGTTPAYSNYGATLAGYVAERVSGVPFADLLQQDVFDRAGMTSSSFAQPLPADLDARLAHGYPDDSKPAVATEVVNAAPAGAMSATATDMARFMLAQLGDLPDDQALLQADTLAEMHRPALDADDLGTLVAGQRMDLAFFDDSTPGLAAFGHDGDTQVFHSAMRMFPEHDTGIFLSMNGSGRSATASLDLRTTVLQGFADRYLRDAATADSTVSSGSSDASDSSGASDADSRGGAGTVDGDAPATETVASGTGSGDTTDGPVAADLAGTYLSSRSPVTNPGALLALSGQTTVVPRSDGTVAVTPKPLGVTTGVYEKVGTDLWREVGGDALLATRTAGTDGNSTVEAISWGASFTMLRAQPWQAASAALPSVVLAVVVLLASVIVWPATALAGLGRRRRDLRAGLSTGSVATTPRRRDRTLLLSRLGQASTLLALVGWAVVAVQAMSFAEVSAVTLRVLQGLQLLGVVAIVPAALVAWRAVRDRRGWAVVTGRVLVLVSLVVLAGFAFGFRLIAPSVSF; the protein is encoded by the coding sequence ATGATCACGACACCGACTCGAGAAGCCCCTCCGTCCCGACGGCGCCACCCGCGCCTCCTCGTCCGAAAGACCCTCGCCGCGGCGGCCGTCGTCGCCCTGGGCGTGACGCTCGCCGGGTGCGCGTCCGGGGCGACGGGCGCGACCGCCGACCCCGCGCCTCCTGCACCTCCGCAGCACCAGCCCGGCGGACACTCCCTGACGCAGGACGACGTCGACTCGTGGCTCGACGGTGCCGTCGGCTCGGCGCTGCAGACCACCGGCATCCCGGGGGCGACCGTGTCGGTCGTCGCCGACGGCGAACTGCTGACCGCCCGCGGCTACGGCATGGCCGACACCGGCACCGGCGAGACGCCCGCCGAGGCCGTCGACCCCGAGCGCACGCTGTTCCGCGTCGGCTCGGTCTCGAAGGTCGTCTCGGCCACCGCCGTCATGCAGCTCGTCGAGCAGGGCGCCCTCGACCTCGACGCCGACGTGCAGCAGTACCTCGACTTCGACCTCGACACCCCGAAGGGCGCCGTCACCCTGCGGCACCTGCTCACCCACACGGCCGGCTTCGAGGAGGTCATCGCGGGACTGATCGGCACGCCCGGCAGCGAGAAGACGCTGCGCGAGGCCGTCAGCGAGGCTCCCCCGGCCCAGGTCTTCGTGCCCGGCACGACCCCGGCGTACTCCAACTACGGAGCCACCCTGGCCGGTTACGTCGCCGAGCGCGTCAGCGGGGTCCCGTTCGCCGACCTGCTGCAGCAGGACGTCTTCGACCGGGCCGGCATGACCTCGTCGTCGTTCGCCCAGCCGCTGCCCGCCGACCTGGACGCCCGCCTGGCACACGGCTACCCCGACGACTCGAAGCCCGCCGTCGCCACCGAGGTCGTCAACGCGGCGCCGGCCGGTGCGATGTCGGCCACCGCGACCGACATGGCCCGCTTCATGCTCGCCCAGCTGGGCGACCTGCCCGACGACCAGGCGCTCCTGCAGGCCGACACGCTCGCCGAGATGCACCGCCCCGCCCTCGACGCCGACGACCTCGGCACGCTCGTGGCCGGTCAGCGCATGGACCTCGCGTTCTTCGACGACAGCACGCCCGGCCTCGCCGCCTTCGGCCACGACGGCGACACGCAGGTGTTCCACTCGGCGATGCGGATGTTCCCCGAGCACGACACCGGCATCTTCCTCAGCATGAACGGCAGCGGACGATCGGCCACGGCCTCGCTCGACCTGCGCACCACGGTGCTGCAGGGGTTCGCGGACCGGTACCTGCGCGACGCGGCTACCGCGGACTCGACGGTCTCGTCGGGCTCGTCCGACGCGTCCGACTCGTCCGGCGCGTCCGACGCGGACAGCCGAGGAGGCGCGGGCACGGTCGACGGCGACGCCCCGGCCACCGAGACGGTCGCCTCGGGCACCGGCTCCGGCGACACCACCGACGGCCCCGTGGCCGCCGACCTGGCCGGCACGTACCTCTCGTCGCGCTCCCCCGTCACCAACCCCGGCGCCCTGCTCGCCCTGAGCGGCCAGACCACGGTCGTGCCCCGCTCTGACGGCACGGTCGCCGTCACCCCGAAGCCGCTCGGCGTGACCACCGGCGTCTACGAGAAGGTCGGGACCGACCTGTGGCGCGAGGTCGGCGGAGACGCCCTGCTCGCGACGCGGACCGCCGGCACCGACGGGAACTCGACCGTCGAGGCAATCTCGTGGGGCGCCTCCTTCACCATGCTGCGGGCGCAGCCCTGGCAGGCGGCGTCGGCCGCGCTGCCGAGCGTGGTCCTGGCCGTCGTGGTGCTGCTCGCCTCGGTGATCGTGTGGCCGGCCACCGCCCTCGCCGGGCTCGGACGCCGCCGTCGCGACCTCCGCGCCGGCCTGTCGACCGGGTCGGTCGCCACCACCCCGCGACGCCGTGACCGCACCCTGCTGCTGTCCCGTCTGGGACAGGCGTCGACGCTGCTGGCCCTCGTCGGCTGGGCGGTCGTCGCGGTGCAGGCCATGTCGTTCGCCGAGGTGTCGGCCGTGACCCTCCGCGTGCTGCAGGGGCTGCAGCTGCTCGGCGTCGTCGCGATCGTGCCGGCCGCCCTGGTCGCCTGGCGGGCCGTGCGCGACCGTCGAGGCTGGGCCGTGGTGACCGGACGCGTGCTCGTCCTCGTGTCGCTCGTGGTGCTCGCCGGCTTCGCCTTCGGCTTCCGCCTCATCGCCCCGAGCGTGAGCTTCTGA